In Paroedura picta isolate Pp20150507F chromosome 1, Ppicta_v3.0, whole genome shotgun sequence, the following are encoded in one genomic region:
- the NES gene encoding nestin isoform X4: protein MESLLELQLPLGEESLQMWDLNKRLEAYLARVKFLEEENEGLKSQIQRLKGCPAEDSWRGRCEEQVAAWRAHLEEAFREKNAAELARASLAEEVQQVKSRCQKERAVREEAQKILVLGKQGLEEEKRAHIWLREKAAQLEKEAEALREAHEEERTQLEQEAANFSRSLESLRGSTLRAFRPMEVEDYSQGLACLWRGAVETYQAEVTQLEAAFREVEGSLEKTTQSNHRQRQQLQHLGRDLAGLKGQKEALEERLALQWQLQQGEAEKFQLTIEGLEGERQALTTQIAQVLDDRQQLMHLKLSLSLEVATYRTLLEAESTRLQIPGDPQPAIRLQDSKWETSKRQCQAVSLERGLSSTNFLKGSVTPQWPKSQSGPSTINVGSVLPQSRSPVLREPRRANAALQSQSAKAFEVVGVPSFIDAVAFQLGSFRQNKVEAASATQPFLHESPHLFDSDTPLVPNAEPSPPPGEAGEETQAQTEVREQGEKAELHVGEVDEEGERQPSEEPPWESTAHNMPDPSQLLTEASAFTLQGRHAREACSDAGLLEAAETPNGLPAHDDSPSTEEEQGAAASPSTELHKSETEHRHPEVPKGFEDPSGANGGPEASSVEQEAAGLWASWEAEASSLQETSLLEGERSPSTQQNKEKIAADMTDKTDGCNETRASEQAEGSRQQPLNGQHATQWAELEEGFWGTEEANSLDTEAAASPKGDQDSLQPSITCAEHHTGAIGPDLQESDGGAEDLEVVSTEALHLSEDEEQRALSSPSREMEEGDFQAEMLESEFPQTEEFAGETLSPRSHLFYSAESHQEHHFLGVEQKTPEEETSLSKIDFALPEEEGIEVDLEPEISNVEGALWTDEFSAKTLPAEPRAREQDEENAEESGAEVKHTQVPKQAILECEDLKENALSKEDKIEKNDVATLQDWTWQQQMVMQLDTMESVLRQETSTRDQGAESTEACQGDLSMEQQVEEEEFATKRDQEESVEPFQGDLAMEQQMEEEITTKGQQGMETAEASQGDLSVEQQMTEEEVTTKGYQREEPEEVCQGDLSMEQQMAEEEVTTKREQTVEAGQQSMEQQMTEKEVTTKIEQREESVEACQRDLSVEQQIAEEEVTTKIEQREESVEACQRDLSVEQQMAEEEVTTKREQTVEAGQQSMEQQMTEEEVTTKIKQREESVEACQRDLSVEQQIAEEEVTTKREQTVEAGQQSMEQQMTEEEVTTKREQREESVEACQRDLSMEQQMAEEEVTTKIEQREESVEVCQGDLSVQQQMTEEVTTKRQQVVEACQQDLSMEQKMTEEEVTTKREQPFEVCQGDLSMEQQIEEEGITTKRWQTVEPCQGDLSIEQQIVEEGVTTKREQTVELCHGDLPMEQQIEEEGITTKRWQTLEACQGDLLMEQQIEEEGVTTKREQTVEVCQGDLPMEQQTEEEGITTKRWQTLEACQGDLLMEQQIVEEGVTTKKWQTLEACQGDLSMEQQVEEEGITTKIWQTLEASQGDPCMEEQMKEEGVTSKREQTDEACQGDLSVEQQMEVKEVSTEEGTDGVCLGGLPLQQPVEGKGTIMASPEKDMLKTEDLITESEAEETEEFGSQTSLAEKAETTDYVNMSDLQEKEDPEAKPVSKMDTLQEEEQRVPVEREETYQHQNLHHQVSLGAREVPSEGRENTSDGFDTQTYGGPQEMDLSSDGGHQLQSDHSGCELSLESLEVSPNATSEAEGIEKELESSRHVELEETLPDNTPLHLYDERIVLVAGGGQLLPETEVTAEEPLWTQDSISSVGATGQAVEEAVCPYSCQAENGDAQVSEGVDEGRDGYRESASAQDPLNSKELLFSKDGEEAEVETLGLIRDHEEDLYAREVEMLPGTEEYFPPLDAELDKWPGEILSHGEELAGGEMTHEETGQPDFVWETIRDNVFQPDPSYTQEDFQGGNDSPMDVSDPSNVLSEGPQKISPLTSVADLGEIVLEEEQFPEGQKDGTESEDFVDNEGESGPCAHETQPNSGLENCCREEPIQQTDFELNSSGTDPSPKGEASLPIDSLKDSDILEIVEQALEFNQEVIKAAEQTVGTEQWSAHEDHLGSPAAANNGSSLPLPEAGQSQLPTDPQTPSAPSPNAKDPTEPSHLWVGNNGHGLQQDFTTEILNGTGGFLHFAPSGSCTEELIEGGAVGQDFHRQGLDDQSLLQTLTNEKAHRTGEICPEIYANDLLERGGWEAVHVEKSLLASQMQPAPGKRQDGTMGAAPTPPHFGEDILHLELHPEEGEE from the exons GGCTGTGGAGACCTACCAGGCAGAGGTCACCCAGTTGGAGGCGGCCTTCAGGGAGGTGGAAGGGAGCCTTGAGAAGACCACCCAGAGCAACCACCGCCagcggcagcagctgcagcacctGGGCAGAGACCTGGCTGGCCTCAAAGGGCAGAAGGAGGCACTGGAGGAGCGCCTCGCCCTGCAGTGGCAGCTCCAGCAAGGAGAAGCTGAGAAGTTCCAG CTGACCAtcgagggcctggagggggagaggcaggcgctcACAACCCAGATCGCGCAAGTCCTGGATGACCGGCAGCAGCTGATGCATCtgaagctctctctcagcctggaAGTGGCCACCTACAG GACTCTTCTGGAAGCTGAGAGCACACGGCTGCAGATCCCAGGAGACCCCCAGCCGGCCATCCGCCTCCAAG ACAGCAAGTGGGAGACAAGTAAGCGTCAGTGTCAAGCTGTGTCTCTGGAAAGGGGGCTAAGCTCCACGAACTTCCTGAAGGGCAGTGTGACTCCTCAGTGGCCCAAGAGCCAAAGTGGCCCCTCCACAATCAACGTGGGCTCTGTGCTCCCCCAGAGTAGAAGCCCTGTGCTGCGGGAGCCCCGGAGAGCCAACGCAGCCCTGCAGTCCCAATCCGCCAAGGCTTTTGAGGTGGTGGGTGTCCCGTCTTTCATCGATGCCGTGGCTTTTCAGTTAGGTTCCTTCCGGCAAAACAAGGTGGAAGCAGCCAGTGCAACGCAGCCCTTCCTCCATGAATCGCCCCACCTTTTTGACTCTGACACACCTCTGGTTCCAAACGCAGAGCCAAGTCCCCCCCCAGGAGAAGCTGGAGAAGAAACACAAGCCCAAACGGAAGTCAGGGAACAGGGGGAGAAGGCAGAGCTTCATGTGGGGGAAGTGGACGAGGAGGGAGAGCGGCAGCCCAGCGAGGAGCCCCCTTGGGAGAGCACTGCGCACAACATGCCCGACCCCTCACAGCTGCTCACGGAAGCCTCAGCATTCACCCTACAGGGAAGGCATGCGCGGGAGGCCTGCTCTGACGCTGGCTTGCTTGAGGCGGCCGAGACCCCAAACGGCCTTCCTGCTCACGACGACTCTCCGTCCACAGAAGAGGAGCAGGGGGCAGCCGCTTCTCCCAGCACAGAGCTGCACAAAAGCGAAACGGAGCACCGTCACCCAGAGGTGCCCAAGGGTTTCGAGGACCCCAGTGGGGCTAATGGTGGCCCAGAAGCCAGTTCTGTGGAGCAAGAAGCAGCAGGCCTGTGGGCGTCATGGGAGGCAGAAGCATCCTCTCTACAAGAAACATCATTGCTAGAGGGAGAGAGAAGTCCTTCCACCCAGCAGAACAAAGAGAAGATTGCAGCTGACATGACAGACAAAACTGATGGCTGCAATGAGACGAGGGCATCCGAGCAGGCTGAGGGAAGCCGCCAGCAGCCCTTGAACGGCCAGCATGCCACTCAGTGGGCTGAGCTGGAAGAAGGCTTCTGGGGCACAGAGGAAGCAAATTCACTGGACACAGAGGCAGCTGCCAGTCCAAAGGGCGACCAggacagcctgcagcccagcataaccTGTGCTGAGCACCACACCGGCGCCATCGGACCAGACCTGCAGGAGAGCGATGGAGGGGCAGAAGATCTGGAGGTGGTGAGCACTGAAGCCCTGCATCTCTCTGAGGACGAGGAGCAGAGAGCCCTTTCAAGCCCATCCCGGGAGATGGAAGAGGGTGATTTCCAGGCCGAGATGCTGGAAAGTGAGTTTCCTCAGACAGAAGAATTTGCAGGGGAAACTTTGTCACCAAGAAGCCATTTGTTTTATTCTGCAGAAAGTCACCAAGAGCATCACTTTCTTGGGGTAGAGCAGAAAACTCCTGAGGAAGAAACATCACTTTCCAAAATAGATTTTGCCTTGCCAGAGGAAGAGGGGATAGAGGTGGACTTAGAACCAGAGATCTCAAATGTTGAAGGGGCTCTCTGGACAGATGAATTCTCAGCAAAGACCTTGCCAGCTGAACCCAGGGCCAGGGAGCAGGACGAGGAGAATGCAGAGGAGTCAGGTGCCGAGGTGAAGCACACGCAGGTGCCAAAGCAGGCTATTTTGGAGTGTGAAGATCTCAAAGAGAATGCTTTGAGCAAGGAAGACAAAATAGAGAAGAATGACGTGGCCACTTTGCAAGACTGGACCTGGCAACAACAAATGGTCATGCAGCTTGACACTATGGAGAGTGTTCTGAGGCAGGAGACTTCCACAAGAGACCAAGGAGCAGAATCCACTGAGGCGTGTCAAGGAGACCTGTCCATGGAACagcaggtggaagaagaagagtttgccaCCAAAAGAGATCAAGAGGAGTCAGTGGAGCCATTTCAAGGAGACCTCGCCATGGAGCAGCAGATGGAGGAGGAGATCACCACCAAAGGACAACAAGGAATGGAAACAGCCGAGGCATCTCAAGGAGACCTATCAGTAGAGCAGCAGATGACAGAAGAAGAGGTCACCACCAAAGGATACCAAAGAGAAGAACCAGAAGAGGTGTGTCAAGGAGACCTATCCATGGAGCAGCAGATGGCAGAAGAAGAGGTCACCACCAAAAGAGAACAGACAGTTGAGGCAGGTCAACAATCCATGGAGCAACAGATGACAGAAAAAGAGGTCACCACCAAAATAGAGCAAAGAGAGGAATCAGTAGAGGCATGTCAAAGAGACCTATCCGTGGAACAGCAGATCGCAGAAGAAGAG GTCACCACCAAAATAGAGCAAAGAGAGGAATCAGTAGAGGCATGTCAAAGAGACCTATCCGTGGAACAGCAGATGGCAGAAGAAGAGGTCACCACCAAAAGAGAGCAGACAGTTGAGGCAGGTCAACAATCCATGGAGCAGCAGATGACAGAAGAAGAGGTCACCACCAAAATAAAGCAAAGAGAGGAATCAGTAGAGGCATGTCAAAGAGACCTATCCGTGGAACAGCAGATCGCAGAAGAAGAGGTCACCACCAAAAGAGAGCAGACAGTTGAGGCAGGTCAACAATCCATGGAGCAGCAGATGACAGAAGAAGAGGTCACCACCAAAAGAGAGCAAAGAGAGGAATCAGTAGAGGCATGTCAAAGAGACCTATCCATGGAACAGCAGATGGCAGAAGAAGAGGTCACCACCAAAATAGAGCAAAGAGAGGAATCAGTAGAGGTGTGTCAAGGAGACCTATCTGTGCAACAGCAGATGACAGAAGAGGTCACCACCAAAAGACAGCAGGTAGTTGAGGCATGTCAACAAGACCTATCCATGGAGCAGAAGATGACAGAAGAAGAGGTCACCACCAAAAGAGAGCAGCCATTTGAGGTGTGTCAAGGAGACCTATCCATGGAGCAGCAGATAGAGGAGGAAGGAATCACCACCAAAAGATGGCAAACAGTCGAGCCATGTCAAGGAGACCTATCCATAGAGCAGCAGATAGTGGAAGAAGGAGTTACTACCAAAAGAGAGCAGACAGTCGAGTTGTGTCACGGAGACCTACCCATGGAGCAGCAGATAGAGGAGGAAGGAATCACCACCAAGAGATGGCAAACACTTGAGGCATGTCAAGGAGACCTACTCATGGAGCAGCAGATAGAGGAGGAAGGAGTTACCACCAAAAGAGAGCAGACAGTTGAGGTGTGTCAAGGAGACTTACCCATGGAGCAGCAGACAGAGGAGGAAGGAATCACCACCAAAAGATGGCAAACACTCGAGGCATGTCAAGGAGATCTACTCATGGAGCAGCAGATAGTAGAAGAAGGAGTTACCACCAAAAAATGGCAAACACTCGAGGCATGTCAAGGAGACCTATCCATGGAGCAGCAGGTAGAGGAGGAAGGAATCACCACCAAAATATGGCAAACACTTGAGGCATCTCAAGGAGACCCATGCATGGAGGAGCAGATGAAGGAAGAAGGAGTTACCAGCAAAAGAGAGCAGACAGACGAGGCGTGTCAAGGAGACCTATCTGTGGAGCAGCAGATGGAAGTAAAAGAGGTCTCCACTGAAGAAGGAACAGATGGGGTATGTCTAGGAGGCCTGCCATTGCAGCAGCCAGTGGAAGGAAAAGGGACCATTATGGCTTCCCCTGAGAAGGATATGCTGAAAACAGAAGATCTGATCACAGAGTCAGAAGCTGAAGAGACTGAGGAGTTCGGGTCACAGACAAGCCTTGCAGAGAAGGCCGAAACCACAGACTATGTCAATATGAGTGACCTGCAGGAGAAAGAGGATCCTGAAGCCAAGCCAGTCTCCAAGATGGATACTCTGCAGGAAGAAGAACAGCGGGTTCCCGTTGAGAGAGAGGAGACGTATCAACACCAAAACCTGCACCATCAAGTCAGCCTTGGAGCACGGGAGGTTCCTTCCGAAGGGCGGGAAAATACAAGCGATGGGTTTGACACACAGACCTATGGTGGTCCCCAGGAGATGGATCTGTCTTCTGACGGTGGCCATCAGTTGCAAAGTGAccattcagggtgtgagctttccctcgagtccttggaggtttccccaAACGCCACCAGTGAAGCAGAAGGGATCGAAAAAGAGCTGGAAAGCAGCAGACATGTGGAACTGGAGGAAACCTTGCCCGATAACACACCTTTGCACCTGTATGATGAAAGGATAGTGctcgtggctgggggggggcagctgcttcCAGAGACCGAAGTCACGGCAGAGGAACCCCTTTGGACTCAAGACAGCATCTCTTCTGTGGGGGCTACGGGACAAGCAGTGGAGGAAGCTGTGTGCCCATACAGTTGCCAGGCAGAAAATGGTGATGCCCAAGTATCAGAAGGAGTAGATGAGGGAAGAGATGGCTACAGAGAGTCTGCTTCCGCACAGGATCCCCTCAACTCCAAGGAGCTTCTtttttcaaaagatggagaagaagCCGAGGTTGAAACTTTGGGACTCATCAGAGATCATGAGGAAGATCTGTATGCCAGGGAAGTTGAGATGCTGCCAGGAACAGAAGAGTATTTCCCTCCATTGGATGCAGAACTGGACAAATGGCCCGGGGAAATCTTGAGCCATGGAGAAGAACTTGCAGGTGGAGAAATGACCCACGAGGAAACTGGTCAACCAGATTTTGTTTGGGAGACAATAAGGGACAATGTCTTTCAACCAGATCCCAGCTACACTCAGGAAGATTTCCAAGGGGGAAATGACAGCCCGATGGATGTTAGCGACCCCAGTAATGTACTGTCTGAAGGCCCACAGAAGATCTCCCCTCTGACCAGTGTGGCTGACCTGGGAGAAATTGTGTTGGAAGAAGAGCAGTTTCCAGAGGGCCAGAAAGATGGCACAGAATCTGAGGATTTTGTGGACAATGAAGGTGAAAGTGGGCCATGTGCCCATGAAACCCAACCAAATTCTGGTCTAGAAAACTGTTGCAGGGAGGAGCCCATCCAACAAACAGACTTTGAGTTGAATTCCAGTGGTACAGATCCTTCCCCAAAGGGAGAAGCAAGCCTTCCCATAGACAGTTTAAAAGACTCTGATATCCTGGAAATTGTAGAGCAAGCCCTGGAGTTTAACCAAGAGGTCATCAAGGCTGCTGAGCAGACTGTGGGGACAGAGCAGTGGTCAGCCCATGAAGACCATCTTGGCTCCCCGGCAGCAGCGAATAATGGCAGCTCTCTTCCCTTACCTGAGGCTGGTCAATCCCAGCTTCCTACAGACCCCCAGACCcccagtgccccctccccaaatgccaaagACCCAACAGAACCTAGTCATCTGTGGGTGGGAAATAACGGTCATGGGCTGCAGCAGGATTTCACCACAGAGATCCTGAATGGCACCGGGGGGTTTCTTCACTTTGCCCCCTCCGGCTCCTGCACGGAAGAACTCATCGAGGGTGGGGCTGTTGGCCAAGActtccacaggcagggcctggacgACCAGAGCCTGCTGCAGACACTCACAAATGAAAAGGCACACCGAACGGGAGAGATCTGCCCTGAAATCTACGCGAATGACCTCCTGGAGCGTGGCGGGTGGGAGGCGGTGCACGTGGAGAAGAGCCTGCTTGCCAGCCAAATGCAGCCAGCGCCCGGGAAAAGACAGGATGGCACGATGGGGGcagctcccacccctccccacttcGGAGAAGACATTCTCCACCTGGAGCTCCACCCCGAAGAGGGAGAAGAATGA